The following proteins are encoded in a genomic region of Brachypodium distachyon strain Bd21 chromosome 1, Brachypodium_distachyon_v3.0, whole genome shotgun sequence:
- the LOC100845016 gene encoding sex determination protein tasselseed-2, whose product MHTSFASYASQDLTTATTAMPALDMLPEKAHQPAMSPSHHGWDATGAPTPMHKRLDGKVAVVTGGARGIGEAIVRLFVRHGAKVVIADIDEAAGEALAAALGPHVGFVRCDVSVEEDVERAVERAVSRHGRLDVFCNNAGVLGRQTRAAKSILTFDAGEFDRVLRVNALGAALGMKHAARAMVAAAPRRAGSIVSVASVAGVLGGLGPHAYTASKHAIVGLTKNAACELGAHGIRVNCVSPFGVATPMLINAWRQGHDASAADDADADIDLDVAVPSDEEVGKMEEVVRGLATLKGSTLRPRDIAEAVLFLASDDSRYISGHNLVVDGGVTTSRNLIGL is encoded by the exons ATGCACACTAGCTTCGCCTCGTACGCCTCGCAAGATCTCACCACGGCGACGACCGCCATGCCTGCCTTGGATATGCTGCCGGAGAAGGCCCACCAGCCCGCCATGTCGCCGTCGCACCACGGATGGGACGCCACCGGCGCCCCCACCCCCATGCACAAGAG GCTGGACGGGAAGGTGGCCGTGGTGACCGGCGGCGCCCGGGGCATCGGCGAGGCCATCGTGCGGCTCTTCGTGAGGCACGGCGCCAAGGTGGTGATCGCCGACATCGACGAGGCCGCGGGGGaggcgctggccgccgccctGGGCCCGCACGTCGGCTTCGTGCGGTGCGACGTGTCCGTGGAGGAGGACGTGGAGCGCGCCGTGGAGCGCGCCGTGTCGCGTCACGGCCGGCTCGACGTGTTCTGCAACAACGCCGGGGTGCTGGGCCGGCAGACCCGGGCCGCCAAGAGCATCCTGACCTTCGACGCGGGCGAGTTCGACCGCGTGCTCCGCGTGAACGCGCTGGGCGCCGCGCTCGGCATGAAGCACGCGGCGCGCGCCATggtggccgccgcgccccgccgcgccgggAGCATCGTGTCCGTGGCGAGCGTGGCGGGCGTGCTCGGCGGCCTGGGACCGCACGCGTACACGGCATCCAAGCACGCCATCGTGGGGCTCACCAAGAACGCCGCCTGCGAGCTGGGCGCGCACGGCATCCGCGTCAACTGCGTCTCCCCCTTCGGCGTCGCCACGCCAATGCTCATCAACGCCTGGCGCCAGGGCCACGACGCGTCCGCggccgacgacgccgacgccgacatCGACCTCGACGTGGCCGTGCCCAGCGACGAGGAGGTCGGCAAGATGGAGGAAGTCGTCAGGGGCCTCGCCACGCTCAAGGGCTCCACGCTCAGGCCCAGGGACATCGCCGAGGCCGTGCTCTTCCTCGCCAGCGACGACTCCAGATACATCTCCGGCCACAACCTTGTCGTGGACGGCGGCGTCACCACCTCGAGAAACTTAATCGGGCTGTGa
- the LOC100834985 gene encoding senescence associated gene 20 has product MMRLLTGAGTNAEFRFSPRSVDAFGSTVIAEGGADDAAGGQLYWVHAWTVGPDGVITQLREYFNTDLTVTRLSAAAAAISPNNASSSSPPSSSSSPSSSSSSAASSPAHTPKWPKCLWQSRRADRAHKSLPGLVLAI; this is encoded by the coding sequence ATGATGCGCCTGctcaccggcgccggcaccaACGCCGAGTTCAGGTTCTCCCCGCGCTCCGTCGACGCCTTCGGGTCCACCGTCATCGCcgagggcggcgccgacgacgccgcGGGCGGCCAGCTCTACTGGGTGCACGCCTGGACCGTCGGGCCCGATGGGGTGATCACCCAGCTCAGGGAGTACTTCAACACCGACCTCACCGTCACccgcctctccgccgccgccgccgcaatctccccTAACAACGCCTCTTCATcctctcccccttcctcctcctcctccccctcctcatcttcttcctcggccgcctcctcgccagCACACACGCCCAAGTGGCCCAAGTGCCTGTGGCAGAGCCGCCGTGCAGACCGCGCCCACAAGTCGCTGCCGGGCCTCGTCCTCGCCATCTAG